One genomic window of Candidatus Methylomirabilota bacterium includes the following:
- a CDS encoding LLM class flavin-dependent oxidoreductase, giving the protein MELGIFDHLDRREAPLDEFYESRLRLLERYDAAGFYSYHLAEHHATPLGLAPVPGIFLAAATQRTRRIRLGPCVYCLPLYDPLRLIEEVCMLDQLSRGRFDFGVGRGIVPYEMAYFNLHHLETEEIYREALEVILQGLTSDVLDHRGARYTYRKVPMILRPVQQPHPPLWYGLGHAAGAEWAATNKVHVISNGPSEVTKSLFDRYVEVWERKHGGAPMPKLGISRHIVVGRTDAQAEALARSNYAVWYANLTKLWRDFGATPIRFARDFDEARQRGIAFAGTPARVREEVEKQIAESTCTYFVCRLMFGNMSEAEATASIDLFTEEVMPHLAKLPSARS; this is encoded by the coding sequence ATGGAGCTCGGGATCTTCGATCATCTGGACCGGCGGGAGGCGCCCCTCGACGAGTTCTACGAGAGCCGGCTTCGCCTGCTCGAGCGATACGATGCCGCCGGCTTCTACTCGTACCATCTGGCCGAGCATCACGCGACACCGCTCGGGCTGGCTCCCGTGCCCGGAATCTTCCTCGCCGCGGCCACCCAACGGACCCGCCGCATTCGTCTCGGCCCGTGCGTGTACTGCCTGCCCCTCTATGATCCGCTGCGCCTCATCGAAGAGGTCTGCATGCTCGATCAGCTCTCGCGCGGGCGCTTCGACTTCGGGGTGGGGCGGGGGATCGTGCCCTACGAGATGGCCTACTTCAACCTGCATCACCTCGAGACGGAGGAGATCTACCGGGAGGCGCTCGAGGTCATCCTCCAGGGTCTCACGAGCGACGTGCTGGACCACCGGGGGGCGCGCTACACCTACCGCAAAGTGCCCATGATCCTCCGCCCCGTTCAGCAGCCGCATCCCCCTCTCTGGTATGGCCTCGGCCACGCGGCGGGGGCGGAGTGGGCGGCCACCAACAAGGTGCACGTGATCAGCAATGGCCCCTCGGAGGTGACGAAGTCTCTCTTCGATCGCTACGTCGAAGTGTGGGAGCGCAAGCACGGGGGAGCGCCCATGCCGAAGCTCGGCATCTCGCGGCACATCGTGGTGGGCCGCACCGATGCCCAGGCGGAAGCCCTGGCCCGGTCGAACTATGCCGTGTGGTACGCGAACCTGACCAAGCTCTGGCGCGATTTCGGAGCCACGCCGATCCGCTTCGCTCGGGATTTCGACGAGGCCCGCCAGCGCGGCATCGCCTTCGCGGGCACGCCGGCCCGCGTCAGGGAGGAGGTCGAGAAGCAGATCGCCGAGAGCACATGCACCTACTTCGTCTGCCGGCTCATGTTCGGCAACATGAGCGAGGCGGAGGCCACCGCCTCCATCGATCTCTTCACAGAAGAGGTCATGCCCCACCTCGCCAAGCTTCCCTCGGCGCGTTCGTGA
- a CDS encoding Lin0512 family protein produces the protein MSASRYVLEFGMGVDVHGNDSTKAACRAVSDAIRHSSLPFFQDVRERGGKMLVDVTVGVPDPGSVKIDVVQRELPHGEVTVRPVSGGLRVTGADTIIACAAITVSVEYPT, from the coding sequence GTGAGCGCAAGCAGATATGTACTCGAGTTCGGCATGGGCGTGGATGTCCATGGCAACGACTCGACCAAGGCGGCCTGCCGCGCCGTGTCGGACGCCATCCGCCACTCGAGCCTGCCCTTCTTCCAGGATGTCCGCGAGCGGGGGGGCAAGATGCTCGTGGACGTGACGGTCGGCGTTCCCGACCCCGGCTCGGTCAAGATCGACGTCGTCCAGCGCGAGCTTCCGCACGGTGAGGTGACCGTCCGCCCCGTGAGCGGCGGCCTGCGCGTGACGGGTGCCGATACCATCATCGCGTGCGCGGCCATCACCGTCAGCGTGGAGTATCCGACATGA
- a CDS encoding tetratricopeptide repeat protein yields the protein MSELLAALQASRWGRWAGLALLALALVGLGWGGWMLWSTRAESHGAVALAQARLLLAQAQAPNAAPGAEGRAQKALEEVVADFPRLSSGAQAAYQLGNLRFAAGQYPQARAAFQIAKARARSTSLVSLASLGIGFTFEAEKNYEAAEKSYSETIKGAGPKDFLYEEAMSDMARVQELGGKRAAAVETYQKILKELPDGRRAEEMRARVAMLQSPIKP from the coding sequence GTGAGCGAGCTCCTGGCCGCCCTCCAGGCATCCCGCTGGGGCCGCTGGGCGGGCCTGGCGCTCCTGGCCCTCGCCCTCGTCGGTCTCGGCTGGGGTGGCTGGATGCTCTGGAGCACGCGCGCGGAGTCTCACGGGGCCGTGGCGCTGGCCCAGGCTCGGCTGCTCCTGGCCCAGGCGCAGGCCCCCAACGCGGCGCCTGGCGCCGAGGGGCGCGCCCAGAAAGCCCTCGAGGAGGTCGTCGCGGACTTCCCGAGGCTGAGCTCGGGAGCCCAGGCTGCGTATCAGCTTGGCAATCTCCGGTTCGCCGCCGGGCAATACCCTCAGGCTCGCGCGGCCTTCCAGATCGCCAAAGCCCGGGCGCGCTCGACGAGCCTGGTCAGCCTGGCTTCCTTGGGCATCGGCTTCACCTTCGAAGCGGAAAAGAACTATGAAGCGGCCGAGAAGAGCTACTCCGAAACCATCAAGGGCGCCGGCCCCAAGGACTTCCTCTACGAAGAAGCCATGTCGGACATGGCCCGGGTCCAGGAGCTAGGTGGCAAGCGCGCCGCGGCGGTCGAGACCTATCAGAAGATCCTGAAAGAGCTGCCTGATGGTCGACGCGCCGAGGAGATGCGAGCGCGCGTGGCCATGCTTCAGTCCCCAATCAAACCGTAG
- a CDS encoding mandelate racemase/muconate lactonizing enzyme family protein, translated as MKITHVTTRVLSTPADNPLVVGLPAPTDTREFVLLELGTDQGLTGIGLTFFGAALTPALRVAVDTLARLLVGDDPSRGEAIAAKLRRAASGSGPGGIFALALSAIDMACWDLKGKAVGQSVCALLGGLRERVPTYASGALLRAHPVDYLAKAGPRLVDMGFRQMKMQCGSEPTVAASVERVAVMREAIGPDVDLMCDINQLWSVNQAIEVGNRIADYHLFWLEDPTAHDDFPGLARIADALTAPIAAGEYHYGIVPFRHMLEARSIDIVMIDLLRVGGITQWMKVAGMAEAFNLPVVSHLIPEIHVQLVAAIPNGLTVEYMPWTLRLYEEPPALEAGHLVVPEKPGLGLAFDQAAIKRYQVG; from the coding sequence ATGAAGATCACGCACGTCACCACGCGGGTGCTGAGCACGCCGGCCGACAACCCGCTCGTGGTCGGTCTGCCCGCGCCCACCGATACGCGCGAGTTCGTCCTCCTCGAGCTCGGCACCGACCAGGGCCTCACGGGAATCGGCCTGACCTTCTTCGGCGCCGCCCTCACGCCCGCCCTCAGGGTCGCGGTGGACACGCTCGCCCGGCTGCTCGTGGGCGACGATCCGAGCCGGGGGGAAGCCATCGCGGCCAAGCTCCGCCGCGCGGCGAGCGGCTCGGGCCCGGGGGGCATCTTCGCTCTGGCCCTCTCGGCCATCGACATGGCGTGCTGGGATCTCAAGGGCAAGGCCGTGGGCCAGTCCGTCTGCGCGCTGCTGGGCGGGCTGCGCGAGCGCGTGCCGACCTATGCCAGCGGCGCCCTCTTGCGCGCGCATCCCGTCGACTACCTGGCCAAGGCGGGGCCGCGTCTCGTGGACATGGGCTTCCGCCAGATGAAGATGCAGTGCGGGAGCGAGCCCACGGTGGCCGCCTCCGTCGAGCGCGTCGCCGTCATGCGCGAGGCCATCGGCCCCGACGTCGATCTCATGTGCGACATCAACCAGCTCTGGAGCGTGAACCAGGCCATCGAGGTGGGGAATCGCATCGCGGACTATCACCTCTTCTGGCTGGAAGACCCCACGGCCCACGACGACTTCCCCGGCCTCGCCCGCATCGCCGATGCCCTCACCGCTCCCATCGCCGCGGGCGAATACCACTACGGCATCGTGCCGTTCCGCCACATGCTGGAAGCGCGCTCCATCGACATCGTGATGATCGATCTCCTGCGCGTGGGTGGCATCACGCAGTGGATGAAGGTCGCCGGCATGGCGGAGGCGTTCAATCTGCCCGTGGTCAGCCATCTCATCCCGGAGATCCACGTCCAGCTGGTGGCGGCCATCCCCAACGGCCTCACCGTCGAGTACATGCCGTGGACGCTCCGGCTGTACGAGGAGCCGCCCGCGCTCGAAGCCGGGCATCTGGTCGTCCCCGAAAAGCCCGGCCTGGGCCTCGCCTTCGATCAGGCGGCCATCAAGCGTTACCAGGTCGGCTGA
- a CDS encoding fumarylacetoacetate hydrolase family protein: MKILFFDDFKLGVLKADAVVDVSDAVKSIPHNAPHELMSGLLARFAEYRRPLEEAAARGKGIPVAQLRIRPPVPKPYNIVAMAVNYMEDGTRSEPAPINAFHKSPHAVIGDGDTMVLPDVPATIFEGEAEMALVIGKHASRVPAAEAMSYVFGYLNFIDGSARGLLPPGNTFYQMKSRDTFAPMGPYLVTADEVPDPHKLQIRLWVNGTLKQNFNTSDMAHKIPRCIEWVSSIHPLEPGDVVATGTNHRGLSAFQDGDRIELETEGLGRLRLNVRDDLKRTWARETRLDRQEKKLEGTTPQLTGKHAPPKS; this comes from the coding sequence GTGAAGATCCTGTTCTTCGACGACTTCAAGCTGGGCGTGCTCAAGGCCGATGCCGTGGTGGACGTCTCGGACGCGGTGAAATCGATTCCCCACAATGCGCCGCACGAGCTCATGAGCGGCCTCCTCGCTCGGTTCGCCGAGTATCGGCGACCGCTGGAAGAAGCGGCCGCCCGCGGCAAGGGGATCCCCGTGGCTCAGCTGCGCATCAGGCCGCCCGTGCCCAAGCCCTACAACATCGTGGCCATGGCCGTGAACTACATGGAGGACGGGACCCGGTCCGAGCCGGCCCCTATCAACGCGTTCCACAAGTCGCCTCACGCCGTGATCGGCGATGGCGACACCATGGTCCTCCCCGATGTCCCCGCCACCATCTTCGAGGGCGAGGCGGAGATGGCGCTCGTCATCGGCAAGCACGCCTCGCGGGTGCCCGCCGCGGAGGCCATGAGCTATGTCTTCGGCTATCTCAACTTCATCGACGGATCGGCGCGGGGGCTGCTCCCCCCCGGGAATACCTTCTACCAGATGAAGTCACGCGACACGTTTGCCCCCATGGGGCCGTATCTGGTCACGGCCGACGAGGTGCCCGACCCCCACAAGCTTCAGATTCGCCTCTGGGTGAACGGCACCCTCAAGCAGAACTTCAATACAAGCGACATGGCGCACAAGATCCCGCGATGCATCGAGTGGGTCAGCTCCATTCATCCCCTCGAGCCGGGTGATGTGGTTGCCACGGGCACCAACCATCGCGGGCTCAGCGCCTTTCAGGACGGCGATCGCATCGAGCTGGAGACGGAAGGGCTGGGGCGGCTGCGCCTCAACGTGCGCGACGACTTGAAGCGTACCTGGGCCAGGGAAACCCGGCTGGACCGTCAGGAGAAGAAGCTCGAAGGGACAACGCCCCAGCTCACGGGCAAGCACGCGCCCCCGAAGTCCTAA
- the ilvE gene encoding branched-chain-amino-acid transaminase, giving the protein MKDFKIWMNGKLVTQAEAVLPVNSAAVFYASNVFEGIRAYWNEAEGELYCFRLAEHFARFRESMKMMRFTVPYQDLDLYDAVRDMLRGNEVREDVHMHLVAYVAGAGLDATSPTGLYINPRRRPRVEGGNGLKACISSWQRTHDNAIPIRLKCGANYQNGRLATLQAKADGYDSPIFLNQRGTVAEGTGATFFMVRRGRLVTPPVTSDILESITRTTLIESLGPSLGMDVVEREIARTELYVADEAFFCGSGYEITPIVSIDRFPVGDGGVGRITQQLSTAYLNVVRGIDQRFPEWRTPVYKPVTV; this is encoded by the coding sequence ATGAAAGACTTCAAGATCTGGATGAACGGCAAGCTCGTCACGCAGGCGGAGGCCGTTCTGCCCGTCAACAGCGCGGCCGTCTTCTACGCGAGCAATGTCTTCGAGGGCATCCGGGCCTACTGGAACGAGGCCGAGGGCGAGCTCTACTGCTTCCGGCTGGCCGAGCACTTCGCGCGCTTCCGTGAGTCCATGAAGATGATGCGCTTCACCGTTCCCTACCAGGACCTCGATCTCTACGATGCCGTGCGCGACATGCTCCGCGGCAACGAGGTGCGCGAGGACGTCCACATGCATCTGGTCGCCTACGTGGCCGGGGCCGGGCTCGACGCGACCTCCCCCACGGGTCTCTACATCAATCCGCGCCGCCGGCCCCGGGTGGAGGGCGGCAACGGGCTCAAGGCCTGCATCAGCTCCTGGCAGCGCACGCATGACAACGCCATCCCCATCCGGCTCAAGTGCGGCGCCAACTACCAGAACGGGCGGCTCGCCACGCTGCAGGCCAAGGCCGACGGCTACGACTCGCCCATCTTCCTGAACCAGCGGGGCACGGTGGCCGAGGGCACGGGCGCGACCTTCTTCATGGTCCGCCGGGGCAGGCTCGTGACGCCGCCCGTGACCAGCGACATCCTCGAGTCCATCACGCGGACGACGCTGATCGAGTCGCTCGGCCCCAGCCTCGGCATGGACGTCGTCGAGCGGGAGATCGCCCGCACCGAGCTCTACGTGGCGGACGAGGCCTTCTTCTGCGGCAGCGGCTATGAGATCACGCCCATCGTGTCCATCGACCGCTTCCCCGTGGGCGATGGCGGCGTCGGTCGCATCACGCAGCAACTCTCCACCGCCTACCTGAACGTGGTGCGCGGGATAGATCAGCGCTTCCCCGAGTGGCGCACGCCGGTGTACAAGCCCGTCACCGTGTGA
- a CDS encoding SMP-30/gluconolactonase/LRE family protein — translation MRGSLRHLVLLAGLLLAGAPSSAQAQVAAQAYALPAGGGFPHDVAVGTDGIVWYTAQRDGKLGRLDPATGKVELIRLGTGAAPHGVIVGPDGAPWVTEGGTNSIVRVDPQTREVKHWPLPEARGYVNLNTLTFDRRGRVWFTGQNGIYGRLDPKTGEMKVWDAPRGRGPYGIATTPDGVVYYASLAGSHIARVDLDTGAATIIEPPTKGQGARRVWSDSKGRIWVAEWNSGNVSAFDPRSNSWKTWKLPGEKPRTYAVYVDERDMVWLSDWGANAMVRFDPATEKFEVFPSDRPGANVRQILGRPGEVWAPESGTDRLVVYRVK, via the coding sequence ATGCGCGGCTCGCTGCGGCATCTCGTCCTCCTCGCCGGCCTCCTCCTCGCGGGTGCTCCGTCGAGCGCGCAGGCGCAAGTGGCCGCGCAGGCCTATGCCCTTCCCGCGGGCGGCGGCTTTCCGCACGATGTGGCGGTCGGCACGGACGGCATCGTCTGGTACACGGCCCAGCGTGACGGCAAGCTGGGCCGCCTCGATCCCGCCACGGGCAAGGTCGAGCTCATCCGTCTCGGCACCGGCGCCGCCCCGCACGGCGTCATCGTCGGCCCGGACGGCGCGCCCTGGGTCACCGAAGGCGGCACCAATTCCATAGTCCGTGTCGATCCCCAGACCCGCGAGGTCAAGCACTGGCCGCTCCCCGAGGCGCGCGGCTACGTCAACCTCAACACGCTCACCTTCGACAGGCGCGGCCGCGTCTGGTTCACCGGCCAGAACGGCATCTACGGCCGGCTGGATCCCAAGACGGGAGAGATGAAGGTATGGGACGCCCCGCGCGGCCGCGGACCCTATGGCATCGCGACGACACCGGACGGCGTCGTCTACTATGCCTCCCTCGCGGGCAGCCACATCGCCCGCGTCGATCTCGACACCGGCGCCGCCACCATCATCGAGCCCCCGACCAAAGGCCAGGGCGCGCGGCGAGTGTGGTCGGACTCGAAGGGCCGGATCTGGGTCGCCGAGTGGAACAGCGGCAACGTCAGCGCCTTCGATCCGCGCTCGAACAGCTGGAAGACCTGGAAGCTTCCCGGCGAAAAGCCGCGGACCTATGCCGTCTATGTCGACGAGCGTGACATGGTGTGGCTGAGCGACTGGGGCGCCAATGCCATGGTCCGCTTCGACCCCGCCACGGAGAAGTTCGAGGTCTTTCCGAGCGACCGCCCGGGCGCCAATGTGCGCCAGATCCTCGGCCGACCGGGTGAGGTGTGGGCACCCGAGTCCGGGACCGACCGGCTCGTGGTCTATCGCGTGAAGTGA
- a CDS encoding polymer-forming cytoskeletal protein → MASDRGPMGGILRFLGLSGAPEDSAPRAVISAGLSDPSDPGRAVLGSGLSLRGEITGEGDFHVYGRFEGEIDVSGRVVVAESSEVDANVNAASIVIAGKVRGNLSATTRLDILPTGVLTGTLKAGSFSAAEGASVKGEIWLERAQHSRPSDGRGLGSPEEPR, encoded by the coding sequence ATGGCGAGTGACCGCGGGCCGATGGGCGGCATCCTCCGCTTTCTCGGATTGAGTGGCGCCCCGGAGGACTCGGCGCCGCGCGCGGTCATCTCGGCGGGCCTGAGCGATCCCTCCGATCCCGGGCGCGCGGTCCTGGGCAGCGGCCTCTCCCTTCGCGGCGAGATCACGGGGGAAGGTGACTTCCACGTTTACGGACGCTTCGAGGGCGAGATCGACGTCTCCGGACGCGTGGTGGTGGCCGAGAGCTCCGAGGTGGACGCCAATGTCAACGCCGCCTCCATCGTCATCGCGGGCAAGGTTCGCGGCAATCTCTCGGCCACCACGCGCCTCGACATCCTTCCCACCGGCGTGCTGACGGGCACCCTCAAGGCGGGCAGCTTCTCGGCGGCCGAGGGCGCCTCCGTCAAGGGCGAGATCTGGCTCGAGCGTGCGCAGCACAGCCGCCCGAGCGATGGACGAGGCCTCGGCTCCCCGGAGGAGCCAAGGTGA
- a CDS encoding aldo/keto reductase, producing the protein MERRRLGRTDMMASVLGFGGSEIGYQRVSRQTVARLLDGALDAGLNVVDTAECYENSEELIGGAVAGRRREFYLFTKCGHGRGGGGGDWRPAALLASIERSLKRLATDHLDLIQLHSCSVAELRKGDVITALEQARDRGWTRYIGYSGDGEAARYAIECGRFDTLQTSVSIADQEALDLTLPLARAREMGVIAKRPLANAAWRYPRKPAEPYYQAYWSRLRALDFPFLKKGPDAVASTALRFTIAVAGVHTAIVGTTKPERWPHNAALLDAGTLPAKEFEAIRARWREAANASWTGQT; encoded by the coding sequence ATGGAAAGACGCCGGCTCGGCCGCACCGACATGATGGCGAGCGTCCTGGGATTCGGGGGCTCGGAGATCGGCTATCAGCGCGTGAGCCGCCAAACCGTGGCCCGGCTCCTGGACGGCGCCCTCGACGCCGGGCTCAACGTGGTCGACACCGCGGAGTGCTACGAGAACAGCGAGGAGCTCATCGGTGGGGCCGTCGCCGGGCGGCGCCGGGAGTTCTACCTCTTCACCAAGTGCGGCCATGGCCGCGGCGGGGGTGGGGGAGACTGGCGGCCCGCCGCGCTCCTGGCCAGCATCGAGCGGAGCCTCAAGCGCCTGGCCACCGACCACCTCGACCTGATCCAGCTCCACAGCTGTTCGGTGGCAGAGCTTCGCAAGGGAGACGTCATCACGGCGCTCGAGCAGGCGCGAGATCGGGGCTGGACACGGTATATCGGCTATAGCGGAGACGGCGAGGCGGCGCGCTACGCGATCGAGTGCGGCCGCTTCGACACGCTCCAGACCTCGGTGAGCATCGCGGACCAGGAGGCCCTCGACCTCACGCTGCCTCTGGCCCGAGCGCGAGAAATGGGAGTCATCGCCAAGCGGCCCCTGGCCAATGCCGCCTGGCGGTACCCTCGAAAGCCCGCCGAGCCCTACTACCAGGCCTACTGGTCCCGCCTGCGGGCCCTCGATTTTCCCTTCCTCAAGAAAGGGCCGGACGCCGTCGCGTCCACCGCGCTCCGCTTCACCATCGCCGTGGCGGGCGTCCACACGGCCATCGTGGGCACGACAAAGCCAGAGCGCTGGCCGCACAACGCCGCCCTGCTCGACGCGGGCACCCTGCCCGCCAAGGAGTTCGAGGCCATCCGCGCCAGGTGGCGCGAGGCCGCCAACGCCTCGTGGACAGGGCAGACCTGA
- a CDS encoding VOC family protein, producing MTTATTGIGLKRLQHLVLWVSNVERSVRFYRDLLGFEVKTQSPRAAFLRIPGSPDDHHLGLFEHPGVPGPDERVARMYHSAWEVGEITDLVRARDRLLEAGALVGASNHGVSLSLYAKDPDGLEFEIFWTVPGGTSIGTRELDLEGELARRGITN from the coding sequence ATGACCACGGCCACCACGGGCATCGGGCTGAAGCGTCTGCAGCATCTGGTCTTGTGGGTGTCGAACGTCGAGCGCAGCGTGCGCTTCTATCGCGACCTCCTCGGCTTCGAGGTGAAGACGCAGTCCCCGCGCGCGGCCTTTCTGAGGATCCCCGGCAGTCCCGACGACCATCACCTGGGCCTCTTCGAGCACCCGGGCGTGCCCGGACCCGATGAGCGCGTGGCCCGCATGTACCATTCCGCCTGGGAGGTCGGCGAGATCACCGACCTCGTGCGCGCGCGAGACCGGCTCCTCGAGGCGGGCGCCCTCGTCGGCGCCTCGAACCACGGGGTGAGCCTGTCGCTCTACGCCAAGGACCCGGACGGGCTGGAGTTCGAGATTTTCTGGACAGTGCCCGGCGGCACCTCGATTGGGACCAGGGAGCTGGACCTCGAGGGCGAGCTCGCCCGGCGCGGCATCACCAACTAG
- a CDS encoding thioredoxin family protein, which produces MAQLRIPLDEKRFNTGLSWKDYLAQMGDTKPRTEENYSKAGLTDDERKFFSGIGQVKYVLMMAENWCGDVHRNSPMIARIVEAMPGAEMRVLLRDQHPDLTECFLNNGYRSIPIVVFFDKDWNEVGRWIERAGAATQRSFAIRAATLDAAPADNKEKQDAAMAEFRKQVQGTYDTAPDKSLWRETAKEVRQVLEQRLGLAAKK; this is translated from the coding sequence ATGGCGCAGCTGAGAATTCCCCTGGACGAGAAGCGCTTCAACACGGGCCTGAGCTGGAAGGACTACCTGGCCCAGATGGGCGACACCAAGCCCCGCACGGAAGAGAACTACTCCAAGGCCGGCCTCACCGATGACGAGCGCAAGTTCTTTTCCGGCATTGGCCAGGTCAAGTACGTGCTCATGATGGCCGAGAACTGGTGCGGCGACGTCCATCGCAACTCCCCGATGATCGCGCGCATCGTCGAGGCCATGCCGGGGGCCGAGATGCGCGTGCTCCTGCGCGACCAGCACCCCGACCTGACCGAGTGCTTCCTGAACAACGGCTACCGCTCCATTCCCATCGTGGTCTTCTTCGACAAGGACTGGAACGAGGTCGGACGATGGATCGAGCGGGCCGGCGCCGCCACTCAGCGCTCGTTCGCCATCCGCGCCGCTACGCTTGATGCCGCGCCGGCCGACAACAAGGAGAAGCAGGACGCGGCCATGGCGGAATTCCGCAAGCAGGTCCAGGGCACGTATGACACGGCCCCCGACAAGAGCTTGTGGCGGGAGACGGCCAAGGAAGTCCGGCAAGTGCTGGAGCAGCGCCTGGGGCTCGCCGCCAAGAAGTAA
- a CDS encoding Phenylacetic acid catabolic protein, producing the protein MSGRVTEAELLARIERGERIEAAEEMTEEYQKNLIHLMTMQADSELSGGYGYVPWIMKAPDVEEKHVVAQIVKDEHRHAAVMYGLLGDLGVDVQAHVKAHDEALAMRIDDSADIGTTRITDDKRVNIFYYPIDTWADFTFFNFCMDRGAGHQLEDVRHCSYGPWVRAIEGIFKEEKFHIRHGEFWVKKLAEDPSTRDEAQKTFEKWYIRTMNIFGRPRTAKNAVYRKYRLKVRDNDEVRQAFAAEVKDKAEAVGLHPPEWKPVWDKLPEEGQIPG; encoded by the coding sequence ATGAGCGGGCGCGTGACGGAGGCGGAGCTCCTGGCCCGGATCGAGCGCGGCGAGCGCATCGAGGCGGCCGAAGAGATGACGGAGGAGTACCAGAAGAACCTGATCCACCTCATGACCATGCAGGCTGACTCGGAGCTGTCCGGCGGCTACGGCTATGTCCCGTGGATCATGAAGGCCCCTGACGTGGAGGAGAAGCACGTGGTCGCGCAGATCGTCAAGGACGAGCATCGCCACGCCGCCGTGATGTACGGGCTGCTCGGCGATCTGGGGGTGGACGTGCAGGCCCACGTCAAGGCTCACGACGAGGCCCTGGCCATGCGGATCGACGATTCGGCCGATATCGGGACGACCCGGATCACCGACGACAAGCGCGTCAACATCTTCTACTACCCCATCGATACCTGGGCCGATTTCACCTTCTTCAATTTCTGCATGGACCGCGGGGCGGGGCACCAGCTCGAAGACGTGCGGCACTGCTCCTACGGGCCCTGGGTGCGGGCCATCGAGGGCATCTTCAAGGAGGAGAAGTTCCACATTCGCCACGGGGAGTTCTGGGTCAAGAAGCTCGCCGAGGACCCCTCGACCCGCGACGAGGCGCAGAAGACGTTCGAGAAGTGGTACATCCGCACCATGAACATCTTCGGCCGCCCGCGCACGGCCAAGAACGCCGTGTATCGCAAGTACCGCCTCAAGGTCCGGGACAACGACGAGGTGCGCCAGGCCTTCGCGGCCGAGGTCAAGGACAAGGCCGAGGCGGTGGGACTCCACCCGCCCGAGTGGAAGCCGGTCTGGGACAAGCTGCCCGAAGAGGGGCAGATCCCGGGGTAG
- a CDS encoding DNA-3-methyladenine glycosylase I gives MRLVGTVSARTTTAYHDLEWGVPVRDDRRLFELLVLEGAQAGLSWSTILARRAGYRHAFARFDVARVARFRPAVIGRLLRDPGIIRHRGKIESAIGNARAVLAVQREHGSFAAYLWDFVGGRPLDNRRRSPGQVPAQTPLSQALSRDLKRRGFTFVGPTTCYAFMQAVGLVNDHLTSCFRYAPVRRLAARRGGARHRKHA, from the coding sequence CTGCGGCTCGTCGGCACCGTCTCGGCTCGAACGACCACTGCGTATCACGACCTCGAATGGGGCGTCCCGGTGCGTGACGACCGCCGGCTCTTCGAGCTCCTCGTCCTCGAGGGCGCCCAGGCCGGACTCAGCTGGTCGACCATCCTGGCCAGACGCGCGGGGTACCGGCACGCCTTCGCGCGCTTCGATGTCGCGCGGGTGGCCCGCTTCAGGCCGGCCGTGATCGGCCGCCTGCTGCGTGACCCCGGCATCATCCGGCACCGTGGCAAGATCGAGAGCGCGATCGGCAACGCGCGGGCCGTTCTTGCCGTCCAGCGCGAGCACGGCAGCTTCGCCGCGTATCTCTGGGATTTCGTCGGCGGCCGGCCGCTCGACAACCGCCGGCGCTCACCCGGCCAGGTGCCGGCCCAGACGCCGCTCTCCCAGGCGCTGTCGCGCGATCTCAAGCGGCGCGGCTTCACCTTCGTCGGCCCCACGACCTGCTATGCCTTCATGCAGGCGGTCGGGCTCGTCAACGATCACCTCACCTCATGCTTCCGCTACGCGCCCGTCCGCCGTCTCGCGGCGAGGCGAGGCGGAGCACGGCACCGAAAGCATGCTTGA